TATTGATCCGCGGGACATAGAGTGGATTGCTGCTCGCGGTATCCGTGAATTCAGATGGGATCACCGGATACGTGTAGTAATCCCAGTAGGGCAAGGTCAACGTTGCATCGCCGGATACGGTTCGCAACTGTTGCTCGAGGTAATACAGGTAGCCGCGATGCCACGTCAGGAAATAGGCGGCGCTGTGCGGGCAGTAATTGTTGTGAACATCGACCCAGTACTGCCACGATGAGGGACTCCTTCTGTCGGTGGAGGCTTTCATCGTGCGCACCGCGTTGAGATACGACGCGTAGTGCGGCGTGGTTTTGAACACTTGCCATTCGAGCCTGATAAACGGAGCAGTGGCCGCTACGCCCCACCGTGGAAGCGATGCGAAAGCGAGTGCGGACGCCGTTCCTTTCAGAAACGCGCGTCGCTTAGTCGAATTGGAGACCATACACCCCCCAGGGAGCGCACAAAGAGGACCTGCAAGGCGGCCCTGAGCGGGTGCGTTGCAGCAGAACGGACGGCCGGTTTTCTACGCTGCCCCGGCGCTTAGAGTATGGACCACGGCCACGAACGTTCAATGCGTTATTTGCATTCCGAAATAAAGAATGTGCGGTAGGCCACATAGCCGGTTCCGCATGTGTGCATGCGTTCGACGATAGAGACGCCCGCGCATACGCTCGATCGTTCGAAAGCGAGCCAGCGTTTGCTTGTAGCATTTACGTGTTTTGGGCGAAGTGTCGTGCGGGCGACCAGTAGTTCAATCGGTCGATGCAAGCAACGCGGGTTCCATCGAAGCTTGCGTTCCTCATTCGTCAGTTATGCGAATGACACATTCTCGTCGATGCTTCATTGATTAGGGTCCTGTCGCCACAAATCATTCCGACGCGCTGCCCGTCGCCGTCTCGAACATGTGAATCCTGAGCAGCGCGGTCGTGTCGAGGGACCGGTTACTGAACTCCGCGCCGACGAGGACGCTGCCCGCCGCTTGACGCAGATTGCGCACGACGCAGTTGAACACCACCGCATGCACTTTGCCGTCCGCGCGCAGGCGCAGCGCGAGCTTGAAGTGTTCGCCGACATTGACGAGCGCGTCCGACAGGCGCAACGCCACGCCGCCGAGGCTGACGTTGACCACGGCGACGTCGAAGCCCGCCGCGACACAATCGTTCCTGATAAGACGGCCTGCCAGTTCGGTCGAGACTCGAACGTCTTTGCGCACGATATGCGTTTGCACAGCTTGCGGATACGCGAGATAAACGACTTTCACAGGCGAATCGCTTCGTCCGATCACCGTGCTCGAGAAACGGTATATCTTGCGCCCAAGAAGCCCTTTGCATTCGACGGACATGCCCGCGTCCAACAACTCATG
Above is a window of Caballeronia sp. SL2Y3 DNA encoding:
- a CDS encoding PilZ domain-containing protein, giving the protein MRSEGQRDRILAAGGFRDEDAPTERPNAEGVASSALLISTAKHDASINRPKVDRAAAVTGTLPKTLESMQLTLVGCGHPPVQAEFVGCVAGSALVVTAGSAHELLDAGMSVECKGLLGRKIYRFSSTVIGRSDSPVKVVYLAYPQAVQTHIVRKDVRVSTELAGRLIRNDCVAAGFDVAVVNVSLGGVALRLSDALVNVGEHFKLALRLRADGKVHAVVFNCVVRNLRQAAGSVLVGAEFSNRSLDTTALLRIHMFETATGSASE